One window of the Fibrobacter sp. UWEL genome contains the following:
- a CDS encoding DUF2281 domain-containing protein, translating into MTYSLLESKIRTVPEEYLAVIDAFIDGLLIRNSIAEKTPAPKQKRTLGLLKGKASVKFADDFEISPEEMLGL; encoded by the coding sequence ATGACATACTCTTTGCTGGAATCAAAAATAAGAACCGTGCCAGAAGAATATTTGGCGGTTATTGATGCGTTTATCGATGGGCTTTTGATTCGCAACAGTATTGCCGAAAAAACTCCTGCCCCAAAACAAAAAAGGACGCTTGGCTTGTTGAAGGGCAAAGCTTCTGTCAAGTTTGCCGATGATTTCGAAATAAGCCCCGAGGAAATGTTGGGGCTTTAA
- the pyrG gene encoding glutamine hydrolyzing CTP synthase, with translation MAQQYQYNGKTKFIIVTGGVISGLGKGVAAASIGALLSARMKVVPVKCDGYLNTDPGTMNPTEHGEVFVLDDGGECDMDFGHYERFLNVTAKKDWSLTMGRIFKMILDKERRGDYLGHTVQFIPHVTDLIKEQFYRIADQEKADVLLIEIGGTVGDLENQFYIEAARQLSHDVGRTNAMFVHLTYVPIPSGVNEQKSKPTQMSVHDLNRLGIYPEIVIGRCEEYIKPHLKEKIGLFCNLPADHVISGVDVQHVYECPLVYDAEGIPEILAKRLNIYAPPKLDQWSKLVESLKRNSVTPRKTLTVAICGKYMALEDSYASVVESIRHASAHLDLRADIRWVDTEKVENGEITAAEALKGVDAVIVPGGFGSRGIEGKVMVIQYVRENNIPFLGICYGMQLSVVEFARHVCGMKGAGTIEMESSNYHVETPVIAYLPGQEKIKDMGATMRLGGHDVLIKEGSKAQEVYGSNQIRERFRHRYEVNPQFVQQIEAGDPTGANQQKLVFSGKASGEDIMQIMELTDHPYFMACQFHPELKSSLIHPAPLFLGLLKAADERA, from the coding sequence ATGGCTCAGCAGTATCAGTATAACGGAAAGACCAAATTTATCATCGTGACCGGTGGTGTCATCTCTGGTCTCGGCAAGGGTGTAGCAGCAGCGTCCATCGGGGCGCTGCTTTCTGCTAGAATGAAGGTGGTTCCCGTCAAGTGCGACGGTTACTTGAACACTGACCCGGGTACCATGAACCCCACGGAGCACGGCGAAGTATTCGTGCTGGATGACGGTGGCGAATGCGATATGGACTTCGGTCACTATGAACGTTTCTTGAATGTGACCGCAAAGAAGGACTGGAGCCTGACCATGGGCCGCATTTTCAAGATGATCCTGGACAAGGAACGTCGCGGCGATTACCTGGGACACACCGTACAGTTCATTCCCCACGTCACCGACCTGATTAAGGAACAATTCTATCGTATCGCCGACCAGGAAAAAGCCGACGTACTCCTGATTGAAATCGGCGGGACCGTAGGTGACTTGGAAAATCAGTTCTATATCGAAGCTGCCCGTCAGCTTTCTCATGACGTAGGTCGTACCAACGCCATGTTCGTACACCTCACTTACGTTCCCATTCCCAGCGGCGTCAATGAACAGAAGTCCAAGCCTACACAGATGTCCGTGCATGACTTGAACCGTCTGGGCATTTACCCGGAAATTGTCATCGGTCGTTGCGAAGAATATATTAAGCCCCACCTGAAGGAAAAGATCGGCCTGTTCTGCAACCTCCCCGCAGACCATGTGATTTCCGGCGTGGACGTACAGCACGTTTATGAATGCCCCCTGGTTTACGATGCCGAAGGTATTCCCGAAATTCTCGCCAAGCGCCTGAATATTTACGCTCCTCCCAAGCTTGATCAGTGGAGCAAGCTGGTGGAATCCCTGAAGCGAAATTCCGTTACTCCCCGCAAGACTTTGACCGTTGCTATTTGCGGTAAGTACATGGCTCTGGAAGATTCCTACGCTTCCGTGGTGGAATCCATCCGTCACGCATCCGCACATCTGGACCTGCGCGCAGACATTCGCTGGGTGGACACCGAAAAGGTGGAGAACGGAGAAATCACCGCAGCCGAAGCCCTGAAGGGTGTTGACGCTGTCATCGTTCCGGGTGGTTTCGGTTCCCGCGGTATCGAAGGCAAGGTGATGGTCATCCAGTATGTTCGCGAAAACAACATTCCTTTCCTGGGAATTTGCTACGGTATGCAGCTTTCCGTGGTGGAATTCGCCCGTCACGTTTGCGGCATGAAGGGCGCAGGCACCATCGAAATGGAATCCAGCAACTACCATGTGGAAACTCCGGTGATCGCTTACCTGCCGGGTCAGGAAAAGATCAAGGACATGGGCGCCACTATGCGTTTAGGCGGTCACGACGTCCTCATCAAGGAAGGTTCCAAGGCTCAGGAAGTTTACGGTTCTAACCAGATCCGCGAACGCTTCCGCCACCGTTATGAAGTGAACCCGCAGTTCGTTCAGCAAATCGAAGCAGGTGACCCCACCGGTGCAAACCAGCAGAAGCTGGTATTCTCCGGCAAGGCTTCTGGCGAAGACATTATGCAGATTATGGAATTGACGGATCATCCCTACTTCATGGCCTGCCAGTTCCATCCAGAATTGAAGTCTTCCCTCATTCATCCGGCCCCGCTGTTCCTTGGGCTGCTCAAGGCCGCCGACGAAAGAGCGTAA
- the carB gene encoding carbamoyl-phosphate synthase large subunit, which translates to MKIEGIDKVLIIGSGPIVIGQACEFDYSGTQACKALREQGYKIVLVNSNPATIMTDPVMADATYIEPLNLERLEQIIAKERPQALLPNLGGQTGLNLSSALNKAGILDKYGVKVIGVNLDAIERGEDREIFKATMQQLGIDTPRSGICHTVEEAEKIVAEIGYPVVVRPAYTMGGAGGGFCYNVEELRTICGNGLELSMTHQCLIEESILGWEELEVEVVRDSKNQMIAICFIENIDPVGVHTGDSFCAAPFLTIDKKLEEKLKTDAFKIVEAIGVIGGTNVQFAHDPKTGRVVIIEINPRTSRSSALASKATGFPIALVSAKLAAGMTLDQMDYWRDGTLEKYTPSGDYVVLKFARWAFEKFRGVDDCLGTQMKAVGEVMAIGKTYKETLQKAIRGLENGRAGLGFAKDFNKKTKAELLEMMKTASSERHFQMYEAIRKGATDEEVFAATYEKAYFVQQMRELVELEEKMLKTPGRMPSDELLIQAKKDGFGDKYIAKILGIREKDVRAKRIELGMVEGWCAVPVSGVKDQYYYYSTYNCKDESTATNNPKKIMILGGGPNRIGQGIEFDYCCCHAAMALREMGYETIMVNCNPETVSTDYDTSDKLYFEPVTLEDVLQIYKKEQPAGVIVQFGGQTPLNIARALSDEGVKILGTSIDSIDIAEDRDLFRKMMDQLEIPMPESGMATNIDEALACVKQIGGYPVMIRPSFVLGGRGMEVIYDENMLREYVAKAVGVTPDRPLLIDRFLHNALECEADALSDGEHVYIPSVMEHVELAGVHSGDSACIIPPVTITEENLKTIKDYTRKIAESLHVCGLMNMQYAIEDGKVFVLEANPRASRTVPLVSKVCNTQMARLATRLMMGEKLEDLKLKDKKFKHHGAKEAVFPFDKFPKVDPVLGPEMRSTGEVLGLSEDFALAYYKSQEAAGSILPSSGAVLISLSDKTNLCDQAIEVGQRFQELGFKIYATEGTAKFYEKAGVKCEVVNKIAEGRPNVLDVILNKQVNLIINTPWARRDAVADESAIRKAAIKYKTPYITTLAAALDTVKGIAAAKAGKGEVKSLQEYHASIEEV; encoded by the coding sequence ATGAAGATCGAAGGTATCGATAAGGTTCTCATCATCGGCTCTGGTCCTATTGTCATTGGCCAGGCTTGCGAATTCGACTACTCTGGCACCCAGGCCTGTAAGGCTCTGCGCGAACAGGGTTACAAGATCGTGCTGGTGAACTCTAACCCGGCAACCATCATGACCGACCCCGTCATGGCCGACGCAACTTACATCGAACCTCTGAACCTGGAACGCTTGGAACAGATCATCGCCAAGGAACGCCCCCAGGCATTGCTCCCCAACTTGGGTGGCCAGACCGGCTTGAACCTGTCCTCCGCTTTGAACAAGGCTGGCATTCTGGACAAGTACGGCGTTAAGGTTATCGGCGTGAACCTGGACGCAATCGAACGCGGCGAAGACCGTGAAATCTTCAAGGCTACCATGCAGCAGCTGGGCATCGACACCCCGCGTTCCGGCATTTGCCACACTGTTGAAGAAGCCGAAAAGATCGTTGCTGAAATCGGCTACCCCGTTGTAGTTCGCCCGGCATACACCATGGGTGGTGCAGGTGGCGGCTTCTGCTACAACGTCGAAGAACTCCGTACCATTTGCGGTAACGGTCTTGAACTTTCCATGACTCACCAGTGCTTGATCGAAGAATCCATTCTCGGTTGGGAAGAATTGGAAGTCGAAGTGGTTCGCGACTCCAAGAACCAGATGATCGCTATCTGCTTCATCGAAAACATTGACCCGGTGGGCGTCCATACTGGTGACTCCTTCTGCGCAGCTCCGTTCCTCACCATCGACAAGAAGCTCGAAGAAAAGCTGAAGACCGACGCTTTCAAGATTGTTGAAGCTATCGGCGTGATCGGCGGTACCAACGTTCAGTTCGCACACGACCCAAAGACAGGCCGCGTTGTTATCATTGAAATTAACCCGCGTACAAGCCGTTCTTCTGCTCTTGCTTCCAAGGCAACAGGTTTCCCAATTGCTCTTGTTTCTGCAAAGCTTGCAGCTGGCATGACTCTGGACCAGATGGACTACTGGCGCGACGGCACCCTCGAAAAGTATACTCCGAGCGGTGACTACGTTGTGCTGAAGTTCGCTCGCTGGGCATTCGAAAAGTTCCGCGGCGTCGATGACTGCCTTGGCACTCAGATGAAGGCTGTGGGCGAAGTCATGGCAATCGGTAAGACCTATAAGGAAACCCTCCAGAAGGCAATCCGCGGTTTGGAAAACGGCCGTGCAGGTCTTGGCTTTGCTAAGGACTTTAACAAGAAGACTAAGGCTGAACTCCTGGAAATGATGAAGACCGCTTCTTCTGAACGTCACTTCCAGATGTACGAAGCCATCCGTAAGGGTGCAACCGACGAAGAAGTTTTCGCCGCTACTTACGAAAAGGCTTATTTCGTGCAGCAGATGCGCGAACTGGTTGAACTTGAAGAAAAGATGCTCAAGACTCCGGGTCGCATGCCTTCTGACGAACTCCTGATCCAGGCAAAGAAGGACGGCTTCGGCGATAAGTACATCGCAAAGATCCTCGGCATCCGTGAAAAGGACGTTCGTGCAAAGCGTATCGAACTTGGTATGGTTGAAGGCTGGTGCGCTGTGCCTGTTAGCGGCGTGAAGGACCAGTACTACTACTACTCTACCTACAACTGCAAGGACGAATCTACCGCCACCAACAATCCGAAGAAGATCATGATCCTCGGCGGTGGCCCGAACAGAATCGGCCAGGGTATTGAATTCGACTATTGCTGCTGCCACGCTGCAATGGCTCTCCGCGAAATGGGTTACGAAACCATCATGGTGAACTGCAACCCGGAAACCGTTTCTACCGACTACGATACTTCCGACAAGCTGTACTTTGAACCGGTTACCCTCGAAGACGTTCTCCAGATTTACAAGAAGGAACAGCCCGCCGGCGTTATCGTGCAGTTCGGTGGCCAGACTCCGCTGAACATCGCCCGCGCTCTCTCCGACGAAGGCGTGAAGATTCTCGGTACCAGCATCGATTCCATCGATATCGCTGAAGACCGCGACCTGTTCCGCAAGATGATGGACCAGCTGGAAATCCCGATGCCCGAAAGCGGCATGGCTACCAACATCGACGAAGCCCTCGCTTGCGTCAAGCAGATCGGTGGCTACCCTGTGATGATCCGCCCCAGCTTCGTGCTTGGCGGCCGCGGCATGGAAGTCATCTACGACGAAAACATGCTCCGCGAATACGTTGCCAAGGCTGTTGGCGTTACCCCGGATCGCCCGCTCCTCATCGACCGTTTCCTCCACAACGCCTTGGAATGCGAAGCAGACGCCCTCTCTGACGGCGAACACGTTTACATTCCGTCCGTGATGGAACACGTGGAACTTGCCGGTGTCCACTCCGGTGACTCCGCCTGCATCATCCCGCCGGTAACCATTACCGAAGAGAACCTGAAGACCATCAAGGATTACACTCGCAAGATTGCTGAATCCCTCCACGTTTGCGGTCTCATGAACATGCAGTACGCAATCGAAGACGGCAAGGTTTTCGTTCTCGAAGCCAACCCCCGCGCATCCCGTACCGTGCCTCTGGTTTCCAAGGTCTGTAACACTCAGATGGCCCGCCTTGCTACCCGCCTCATGATGGGTGAAAAGCTGGAAGATTTGAAGCTGAAGGACAAGAAGTTCAAGCACCACGGCGCCAAGGAAGCTGTGTTCCCGTTTGACAAGTTCCCCAAGGTTGACCCGGTTCTCGGCCCTGAAATGCGTTCCACCGGTGAAGTGCTGGGCCTCTCCGAAGACTTCGCCCTGGCTTACTACAAGAGCCAGGAAGCCGCAGGCTCCATCCTGCCTTCCAGCGGTGCAGTTCTTATCAGCTTGTCTGACAAGACTAACCTCTGCGACCAGGCCATCGAAGTGGGTCAGCGTTTCCAGGAACTGGGCTTCAAGATCTACGCAACCGAAGGCACCGCCAAGTTCTACGAAAAGGCTGGCGTCAAGTGCGAAGTGGTGAACAAGATCGCTGAAGGCCGCCCCAACGTTCTGGATGTTATCCTGAACAAGCAGGTGAACCTCATCATCAACACTCCGTGGGCTCGCCGCGACGCTGTTGCCGATGAATCTGCAATCCGTAAGGCTGCAATCAAGTACAAGACTCCGTACATCACCACTCTGGCCGCCGCTCTCGACACCGTCAAGGGCATCGCAGCAGCTAAGGCTGGTAAGGGCGAAGTGAAGAGCTTGCAGGAGTACCATGCTTCTATCGAGGAAGTTTAA